The following proteins are encoded in a genomic region of Alnus glutinosa chromosome 8, dhAlnGlut1.1, whole genome shotgun sequence:
- the LOC133875848 gene encoding truncated transcription factor CAULIFLOWER A-like: MGRGRVQLKRIENKINRQVTFSKRRSGLLKKAHEISVLCDAEVALIVFSTKGKLFEYSTDSCMERILERYERYSYADRQLLGNDLEQNGSWTLEHAKLKARVEVLQRNQKHFVGEDLDSLSLKELQNLEQQLDSALKHIRSRKNQLMYESISELQRKDKALQEQNNVLAKKVKEKEKELAQQAQWEQQNHTDLDSASIVPQPLQSLNIGGSYQARGNGRVDEGTPPHRANTLLPPWMLRHLNQ, from the exons ATGGGGAGAGGAAGGGTTCAGTTGAAAAGGATCGAGAACAAGATCAACCGGCAGGTCACTTTCTCCAAGAGAAGGTCCGGGTTGCTGAAGAAAGCCCACGAGATCTCTGTGCTCTGTGATGCTGAGGTCGCCTTGATTGTCTTCTCTACCAAAGGGAAGCTCTTCGAGTACTCTACCGATTCTTG TATGGAAAGGATCCTTGAACGGTATGAGAGATATTCATATGCAGACAGGCAGCTTCTTGGAAATGACCTTGAACAAAAT GGAAGCTGGACTCTGGAACATGCAAAGCTCAAGGCTAGGGTTGAGGTTTTACAAAGAAATCAGAA GCATTTCGTGGGAGAAGATCTTGATTCCTTGAGTCTTAAAGAGCTTCAAAATTTGGAGCAACAGCTTGATTCTGCTCTCAAACACATCAGGTCAAGAAAG AACCAACTTATGTACGAATCAATTTCAGAGCTTCAGAGAAAG GACAAGGCATTGCAGGAGCAAAACAACGTGCTTGCAAAGAAG gtgaaagaaaaggaaaaggaactAGCCCAACAGGCGCAGTGGGAGCAGCAGAATCATACCGATCTTGACTCGGCCTCTATTGTTCCCCAGCCGTTGCAGTCGTTGAACATTGg CGGGTCTTATCAAGCAAGAGGCAATGGAAGAGTGGACGAAGGAACTCCACCTCATCGAGCTAATACACTGCTGCCCCCATGGATGCTTCGCCATCTTAATCAATAA